The Candidatus Stygibacter australis genome window below encodes:
- a CDS encoding ABC transporter ATP-binding protein gives MKLLQVEDLGFKYPDQKDWLFSGLSFSIESGQIMALTGDNGSGKTTLLYMLSGIIPRHRQGEIKGEIILADIDHKNAALPELAANISLVMQQPEDQIFFPTVEQELAFAPENLCLSVEEINSRIDQVLKLLNIVKLRFADTDKLSFGQQKLVALAAIHTLQPKILLLDEISGGLDDDKLAAVCQLIRDYTDSGKAVIIADHYPGLLKMADITLDLNSK, from the coding sequence ATGAAACTGCTGCAGGTAGAGGATCTTGGTTTTAAATATCCTGACCAAAAAGACTGGCTGTTTTCAGGGTTATCTTTTTCTATCGAATCGGGACAAATAATGGCACTCACAGGAGATAACGGTTCAGGGAAAACCACTTTGCTTTACATGCTGTCTGGCATCATTCCACGTCACCGGCAAGGGGAAATAAAAGGAGAGATAATTCTGGCAGATATTGATCACAAAAATGCAGCTCTGCCTGAACTTGCTGCCAATATTTCTTTGGTGATGCAGCAGCCTGAGGATCAGATATTTTTTCCAACCGTAGAGCAGGAACTGGCTTTTGCACCAGAAAATCTGTGCCTTAGTGTGGAAGAAATAAATTCGAGAATCGACCAGGTACTTAAACTTTTGAATATTGTAAAGCTAAGATTTGCTGATACTGATAAACTGTCATTTGGACAGCAAAAACTGGTAGCTTTGGCAGCTATTCATACATTGCAGCCCAAAATATTATTACTGGATGAAATCAGTGGTGGACTTGATGATGATAAATTAGCTGCTGTCTGTCAGCTTATCAGAGATTATACTGATTCTGGAAAGGCAGTTATCATCGCAGATCATTATCCCGGATTATTAAAAATGGCAGATATTACTTTAGATCTGAACTCAAAATGA
- a CDS encoding ABC transporter ATP-binding protein, giving the protein MNNLITLKNFSFAFSEKDIFQEIDLEIPLEGVSLLSGENGSGKSTFCRLLLALQSGYKGKLLFNDLEIAGTDTESIAEEIIYLRQSPSLNLLAATSMLDLGIWQAGFEVNNIDEAAIEKALNYFDMLNYKDKPVWELSEGQRQRVALAALLLNKQKIWLLDEPAAGLDSTRQRQLKKLIIEQSKQKGILIISHRYDLFADVSEKIYEIKEKSINLRK; this is encoded by the coding sequence ATGAATAATCTGATAACTCTGAAGAACTTTTCTTTTGCATTTTCTGAAAAGGACATTTTTCAGGAGATTGATCTTGAAATTCCTCTGGAAGGAGTCAGCCTGCTCTCAGGTGAAAATGGCTCAGGGAAATCCACATTTTGCAGATTACTGCTTGCTTTGCAGTCCGGCTATAAAGGTAAATTGCTTTTTAATGATCTTGAGATCGCTGGTACTGATACAGAATCAATTGCAGAAGAGATCATATATCTTAGACAATCTCCTTCTTTGAATTTGCTGGCAGCTACTTCTATGTTAGATTTGGGTATCTGGCAAGCTGGATTTGAGGTGAATAATATAGATGAAGCTGCAATTGAAAAAGCACTTAATTACTTTGATATGCTAAATTATAAAGATAAACCCGTGTGGGAACTTTCTGAAGGGCAGCGACAAAGAGTAGCACTTGCTGCACTGCTGCTGAACAAACAAAAAATATGGCTGCTGGATGAGCCTGCTGCAGGATTGGATAGCACCCGGCAGAGACAATTAAAAAAACTGATAATTGAGCAAAGCAAACAAAAAGGAATTTTGATCATCTCACACAGATATGACCTATTTGCTGACGTCTCAGAAAAAATATATGAAATTAAGGAAAAATCCATAAACTTAAGGAAATAA
- a CDS encoding TonB-dependent receptor — MKNILFIIVIIYCFSMYAAEPDSLKAHPEPKYLLEGASITAEKPTQAIGKIVVKTFDERVINSETNIAEAVNDISGINISKGGKNNSELSIRGFAKEDVMIMIDGRPIGGGYFDAVDLSSLPVADIKEIQVIKGPVSALYGSNTMGGVVNIISATPDNSAWLEGIMQIQRNNTNRFQLSSSHKFWNWDYLVSFARYNTDGFPLSDDFVPVTLENGGIRDHSAQRQYDLQGRVNYDLSDLHRIGISASYTWMDERQIPVATNELYNPNYPLDIFRKFVDWKRYQVSFQNDLQIDWNKTLNMNLYFDGYDDIYQTFRQPDDTDLDLNSRLLSSNIGTINKFTLKMNNWDIIAGYRAEYQSYKRKDNGDYKDWTSNWQLLQNPFCQVEVRLNDFTFSAGSGFSIFHQNHRNNWIYHLEPSLGLFYETKGFAQYNLAISNNVNYPGMHELFSSSSGNPDLKEESAWKYELSTLQPFTVGSLAGNLDVAVFYNAINNLVDKVYYAHYSQYENIEQVDSYGLEAAFKCNFILEHNFQYRYLQYTDNSDRPLNENPQNIVNINEKIMLPYDIFFVYDASWHDISHSDDEILPAYWLHNFYLNRTFAKFKVKLGIENAFDQNYQEKSGYPQPGRDIILTLETSIL; from the coding sequence ATGAAAAATATACTATTTATTATTGTAATTATATATTGCTTCTCTATGTATGCTGCTGAACCTGACAGCCTGAAAGCACATCCTGAACCTAAATATCTACTCGAAGGAGCGAGTATTACAGCCGAAAAACCTACTCAGGCGATAGGGAAGATCGTAGTAAAAACCTTTGATGAGCGGGTTATCAATAGTGAAACCAATATTGCTGAAGCAGTGAATGATATTTCGGGGATAAATATTTCCAAGGGTGGCAAGAACAACTCAGAATTGAGCATCCGTGGCTTTGCGAAAGAAGATGTGATGATCATGATAGATGGCAGACCCATCGGAGGTGGTTATTTTGATGCCGTGGATCTATCCTCTCTGCCAGTGGCTGATATTAAGGAAATACAAGTGATAAAAGGTCCTGTATCTGCCCTATACGGCAGTAATACCATGGGTGGAGTGGTAAATATCATCTCTGCTACTCCTGATAATTCCGCCTGGCTGGAAGGCATCATGCAAATCCAGCGCAATAATACTAATCGTTTTCAACTCTCTTCATCACATAAATTTTGGAACTGGGATTACCTGGTCTCTTTTGCCAGGTATAATACTGATGGTTTCCCGCTCTCTGATGATTTTGTCCCCGTCACTTTGGAAAACGGTGGCATCAGAGATCATTCAGCCCAAAGACAATATGATCTGCAGGGGCGTGTAAATTATGATCTTTCTGATTTGCACCGTATTGGCATCTCTGCTTCCTATACCTGGATGGATGAACGTCAGATTCCAGTTGCTACTAATGAACTTTATAATCCCAATTATCCTCTGGATATTTTCCGCAAATTTGTGGATTGGAAAAGATACCAGGTTAGTTTCCAGAACGATCTTCAGATAGACTGGAATAAAACTTTGAATATGAACCTGTATTTTGATGGCTATGACGATATTTATCAAACCTTTAGGCAACCAGATGATACTGACCTTGATCTCAATTCCAGATTGCTTAGCTCTAATATCGGGACGATTAATAAATTTACACTCAAAATGAATAACTGGGATATCATCGCCGGCTACCGGGCTGAATATCAATCATATAAAAGAAAGGATAATGGAGATTATAAGGATTGGACTTCCAACTGGCAATTACTGCAAAATCCCTTTTGCCAGGTGGAAGTCAGGCTCAATGATTTTACGTTCTCTGCCGGTTCAGGGTTTTCTATCTTTCATCAGAATCACCGTAATAACTGGATTTACCACCTTGAACCCTCTTTAGGACTTTTCTATGAAACGAAAGGTTTTGCTCAGTATAACCTGGCGATATCTAATAACGTCAATTATCCTGGTATGCATGAACTCTTTTCTTCATCTTCCGGCAATCCAGACTTAAAAGAAGAAAGTGCCTGGAAATATGAACTTTCTACACTGCAACCATTTACGGTCGGTTCACTTGCCGGAAACCTGGATGTGGCTGTATTTTATAATGCCATAAATAATTTGGTTGATAAGGTATATTATGCTCATTATTCCCAATATGAAAATATTGAACAAGTGGATAGTTATGGATTGGAAGCAGCCTTCAAATGTAATTTCATTCTTGAGCATAATTTCCAGTATCGTTATTTACAATACACCGATAATAGCGATAGACCGCTTAATGAGAATCCGCAGAACATTGTAAATATCAATGAGAAGATCATGCTGCCTTATGATATATTCTTTGTATATGATGCTTCCTGGCATGATATTTCCCATAGTGATGATGAGATATTACCCGCCTATTGGCTGCATAATTTTTATCTGAATAGAACTTTTGCTAAATTCAAAGTAAAGCTCGGCATAGAAAACGCCTTTGATCAAAACTATCAGGAAAAATCAGGTTATCCTCAACCGGGCAGAGATATTATTCTGACCCTTGAAACAAGCATTTTGTAA